Part of the Benincasa hispida cultivar B227 chromosome 11, ASM972705v1, whole genome shotgun sequence genome, CAGCTTTCTTGTATTTGGTTAGCTCTCTAAGTATATTGTCTTGAATGTTCAAGGAAGCAACCATTTTTGTTATACATGAATATAACTCGTTAACAATCTCATCATCTGCTTGAATATTTGGATTTAAATAATAGAATTCTGGGTTAAAATAATATCCTGCTGCATGCAAAGGACGATGCAACTAGAGCTCCCATCGTCGAtcaattattgtaaaaatatCTTTGTACTTTTCTTCCTTACCATGGAAGGATTTGGCAATAGCCTCCTTAGCCCTATCCATATCCTCATAAATATATCCCATAGGAGGCTTCTTCTCGCCATCCACCAACCTAAGTACTCGCAATAAAGGGTCGGATACTTTAAGAGCAAATACAATGGTATTCCAAAAAGCTGTCAACAAAATTATTTGAACAACCCGTTTTCCTTGTTGTTCTTTGCTCCATGTGTTGTTTTTCCACTCGTCCGAAGTAAACATCTTTCTCAAATTGGTTTTCTGACGATGTAAACTTGATAATGTTATGCAAGCTATAGCAAAGCGAGTCTTAGCTGGTCTAACTAATTCCTTTTGATTAGTAAACTGCCTCATCATGTTTAACAATCCGGGATGAACATAAATAAAATTGCTAACCTCCATACCTCTTTTTAGTATTTTACGAATATGTGGGATCTTGTATATATTCTCCAACATCAAATCCAAGCAATGAGCGACACATGGAGACCAAATTAATTGGGGTAGTTTTGCTTCTAACAATCTCCCTATTAACAAAGTAAAATAAGAACATATTTAGGCTTCTTTAGGCTTCTTAAATGAGTAAGAACAAGCGTAAGACTAACAAATTTAAGAAAGAGTTAGTACTTTGTATTCTTACCTGCCATAACATTTGTTGAGGCATTATCTGTAACAACTTGTGCAACATTGGCTTCTCCAATGCATTCTACAAAATTGTCGAGAAACTCAAACATTTTCTTTCCGTCCTTCACATAAGATGAAGCATCGATAGACTCAATAAACATGGTGCCTTTAGGACTATTAACTAATCCATCAGCCATAATAATACATCCAACCTTAGCCCACTCGGCCTTATGATTATTCATCAACTCATTTGTGGCTTCTAATTCTTTTTCCAAACACTGCACTCTCAACTCATGATACGATGGTGGTTTCAGTCAGGACCAAATTGCCCAATTGTTTCAATCATGGGGGCAAAACTTTCATAATTGCAAGCATTGAGAGGTATTCCTGCATCATAAAACCATCAAGCAATTCTTTGGATGGTGTGCCTCCTCATTTCCTTTTTGTATGCCTCATTCATCGTACTCTGTTTtccctttcctttgtcattctTTCTATTTTGCACCACATCTTCCGGGTTTGGTGTAAAATATGCATCCATTGGACCCTTTTGTCTTGACTTCTTTGAAATTGGTGCCACTCTTTTATTCGAATTTATTATGCACACTTCATCTTCGTCCTCATTCTCAATACCATAGTTTTCCACATCAATGTCTACAATCAAATTTCTTTGATCTAATCTCCTTTTTCTTAGACATATACTCTTTAATCTCTTCCTTCACGTGATCCGGACATTTTCTATATGCCGTGGCATTTCTATAACCACCAACAAGGCATTGTTTCATTCTAAAAACTCCTCCTTTTGTTACTTTTGAACAAAATCCGCACACTAATATATTAACATCTTGATCATTTTGCAATTTTGTATATTTCCATGCCGGATCCTTTCTTAAACTGTCAGCCATCTAATTATTAGAAACTTAACTTGATTAGTAAACATTAACTACTTACTAATTTTGATGACGGCTGCTGTTTtgtagatttttcttttctgtttagaagtcttttttttttttttaatgacaaAACAAAGATCCCAATGTGGTAGCAAAGTAATGGTGGCTGTTTTGTAGAACTCTCTGTTTTTTGAGAGACTTCACAATTGACAATCACACACTATTTTTTTGAAGACTGATTTGAAGAACAACAACAAAGTAACTAAAGTTTGGAAGATAGGAAGAGAAGAAACAGTTCTGAAAATTTTTTTGAACAGACTTGAATaaaggaagaagacgagacagtctgaattttgttttttttttttttgaagaaaacgtgaatgaagaaaggaagaagaagaggagagttctgttgttttttttttttttttttttttttttttagaaatcgtGAAgttctggttttttttttaaatttttaagaagaagaagaggacagttcagtttttttttaatgaaatcgTGAATGAGGAAGAagtagagagagaaaagaagaaaagactCACCAATTATTGGAGATGAACCGTGAAGAAGAAGCAACATCCAataagatttgatttttttgttttgtgcaGCCGTCATTTCATTCGTCCGAGatttaggttaaaaaaatataaatatagttaTATTATACTTAAACCGGTATTTaagtaatatatacacatatatatatatagatagatacaTATAAAAGACTCGCGCGCCTTGGCGCTTCGTGGAAGGCGCCGCAAGGCACGCGCCCCCGACTGCGCTTTTTTAAAACACTGATCCAACCACTGGAAGAGACAAGAAAATCCATAAGAATCCACCtaatttaaagaagaaaatcaaattaataaagtaaTTAATTAGTATAGTTAGTTAGAAAAACATAACTAAATATAGAATCCATAAATTAGAACAAACACCCAAACAAAGTAGAACTTAGGCCTAGTAAGTTTCTAGTACATCCCTCCACTCAAGAACATTCAAGGTAAATAGCattttaaaactcaaaactaAACAAGAGTTTTACTCCAATACTTGATTGATTACAATTCTCACATCATCACAACATAAAATTCAGTTAATTCAGTTCATTTATACATTAGATTCAACACAACATATAATATTTAACCATTTTTGGTGTCTCTCTCAGACTCTCACATCTCATCTTTAGACACTTTGAGATCAGTTTCTCCATCAGAAGGTCTCTCCCCCAAAACACTAATGATCTTAGGCTGCCTCCTTTTCTCTTCCACTAATTTAGGCACTCTGATTTTGAGTACCCCATCTTCAAGATTTGCCTTAATCCCATCCAAATTTGCATTTCCAGGCATCCTAAATTGCCTCCAAAATTTCCCATTTACCCTCTCTGCCCTGTGCCACCTCTCCCCCTCCTCGACCGCCGCCGCCGCCCGCCGCTCGCCGCTGATCCTCAATACTCTGTTCTCCTCCACCTCCACCTTCACATCCTCCTTCTTCATCCCTGGAATGTCTATCAAAATCTTGTGCTCAAACGAGGTCTCTTTCCAGTCCACTTGTGCCAATGCCACTGTTTCCATTCCCCTTGGGATTGTTAGAGTCATCTGTTCAAGGATTCTAAATGGGTCGTCGGACGGCACCACCGTGCCCCACGGCGCTCCGGTGTACGGTACAAAGCTTTCGGCTTCCCGGACCGCCGTGAACGCCGCCGTGAGGAGGCAAAGAAGGAGCGGAATTGGGTTGCTCATTTGAAAGTTTGGAGAGAAAATGAAGGTTGTGGTGTTTGATTTGTTGCAGCTAAGTTGGTGCTTTTAGACTGTTTTTGGGGATCAATGGGTTGGTTGATGGGATTATATCGAGAAGGTTTGTGTTAGTTTTtgaattgacaaaaaaaaaatggtattgaatttattattttgattggAAGTTTGTAGATGGTTCTGGTAATTTGGAGAGTAGTTAAGCATAAGACTGAAGGGATTGGAATGTTCCAGATTCACCCAGGATATTGGCTTGCCACCCTTCTACTTCTAGATTGTAgtatgaaaattgattttttctttttctctttttttttttatagtacattagaaattgatttttgtttaaattacgGTTATAAGATCATTCCATACATCGGTTAGTCGGTGTCAAaccgacaaaaaaaaaaaatatatatatattttaggaaAATCAAAAACCAACCAACCGACCTTAATTCGGTCAATTTTGATCGGTCGAGTCGGTTTTCGATGCTTTTATGTATATCCCTCATAGGATGAGTAATAGTTAGTGCATATAATTCATGTTTGCGAAGTCTACTCAATTTTTAACAAATTCTTTTGTTCTTCtgctttaaatatttattttatttttattattattattattattattattttatttgattggagTGGGCTACACAAATATCAAAGATGGGTGTAGCCATATATCCAAGTATCTTTATTTAGattgattatttaaatatttaatttttttaaaaaaaaccgtATTATAAGATTTATACGGTTTGATTACCTTTTCATAAATTAGTTTGAgaaataggtttttttttcctagtGAAACACATCAATCCAAATTCTAAAAGAAGTGTTATTAGTATGTAGTAAAAACTAAACAAACATGTgttaataaaaacacttttcaCAAAATGTGTTTTTGTTAATAAATGGTGTTTTATAAAACGTGCTTTaagagaaaatgcattttgaAAAACACTTGTTTTCACCAAAAACAATCCAAATGAATCATTAGTCTTTGAATTTTAAagtttgtatttaattagtTTCAGAACTTTTGAGAGTGATTAATAGGTTCCTCAACTATCAAGTTTACGTCAAGTTTCTTAACTTTAAATCGTGTCTATTAAGTCCTTAAACTTTAACATTCATTTCGTATCtaatagatttcaaaattttcaactttgtgTCTAATAAGTCATTGGCgtattcaatatttttaaaatgtacaaatccactagatacaaaattgaaagtttaggaatctatttgatcaattttaaataaGGCTTTCTATATGTGTAGCCTCAATAAATAGCCTATTACACAATTGTGTAAGctttcatattttttacatGAGTAGCCTAATGggttattattttataaaaagtctGACCCAGATTGCTTTTTAACCATCCTAatcattcaatttttaaaaaatatttataatattattaataggggtgttcaaaaaacccaatgatccgaaaaaaccgatcaacccaacctaacccgtGTGGTTTGGGTTAGGTTATCAACccatttggattgggttggttcaaataaatgaaaattttatgagttgagttggttcatgggttcatctAATATAACCTAAACCAACCTGAACCAattcgaatttattattaactttaaaatattttttttcttacttataacacaactatttatacatattgattttaattttatttaattccaatatttttgaataatttattcttcaacaaagTTTCTTTatactttagaaagaaaattttcactatataaattgaaattgagttgttaatcttaattcaatatatgaaaataattaaattagacttttacatatttacgttttgcttctttttagaataaaattttaaataaatgacccgattaacccgaaccaacccaacccaacccaaatatttcatggttgggttgggttgggttcattttttaataaaaattatttgggttgaaaaaatttacaacccggACAATTGGGttaggtctaaaaagtctttcaacctaACCCATGCTTTCATTACAGAAAGAAGACTGAAAACCCTAAAAAAGTGCTTAGTCCTTAGGTTTTTATCCCGATTGCTTCCCAGAGGGATGAACACCCCTAGTAGACATTATAGTCTTACTTATAGATTTTGTAGACATTTGGAAACATTGTtgcctatattttgaattttgtagacattatGGTCATTCTTGTgaattttggagacttgttttgttataataaattttggatATCGTTCTTGTGGATTGTGGAATcttatgtattttttattagtgattcaatttttttttaagggaacCGATGGAACCGAACCGACTCATtctatgggttgggttggtttagGTTCATAATTTAACAATGGCTAGTTTGGgttagaaaaatacacaaactgAACCACAGGGTTGGGCCTAAAATATCcctaaacccaacccaactcaatccaCGAACACTCCTACATGGTCTTCTTTTCAAAACTTACACAAACaaggaaagtttctccaaaaatttgaaaattgttctCCTCATAAATGAAAACAAGAATTGGCAAGAAGtttcaaagaagaaaacaaggtatatttgatatatacaaTACGATatgttcaatatatatttaaatttttttaaaataaatcaagaCATATTTGATAAGTACATGAACACGAACAAGATTATTAGTCTATTAAATTGTCTCATATACCAAAcaaattatgtgttatatatttacattttcctGTATATTTGTAAACaccaaaaaaatattattatgtaTGCAATGTATATTCATATTTTCTAGTATATTATCAATATATTCAACATTATGTGTGATCTCAATAGAGAGGTAATCAATTTTTAGTTAGAAATATGGaaggaaataaaagaaatatccTAAAATGAACAaccattaatttgaaatatcttgtatcaaataaaaatcaacCGGAATTaataaagaacaaaattaaaatcaaaatttgagaataatatcaataaggaaagaattaaatattttgaaatttttgaaataatGGTGAAAATGTTAAATGGGCTAAAATTAAAGCTAAatgaaataattcaaaatctatgacattaataaaatatatggtaCACAAGGAGTTTTTCGTATAAAAGTCTCTTTTAAAAACAGTTAATCATGTCATGgacttattagatacaaaattgaaatttgaatgactTACTagacatttttaattttattatcattattattattattattttggtaatgtaatagatatttttaaagtttatgacTAATTAGATACAATATTTAGGGTGTCTGGGCCCCCAACTTTAAGTGGGTGAAATGGGCTATAGAAGTCCACTCCATGTTTGGAACTTCAATTTTAATAGTTGGTATTTTCAACTATTGTAACCTATAACTTATTACTGTTTCGAATATCTTTTGTTACGGTGTTTATTATTCCTACCCAGATTAGAATAGTGTTCACCTCAAACACAGATTgctataactcaaactaaaataggtTACACCTTaaacataaattattataacccaCAAAATATTATAACCACTTATTATAACAACCAACTCAACACCCCAAACACCAATTAAAGTTAAAGACCCATTAAatgcttttaaaaatatatatactaaataGGCATAAATTTGCCAATAAGAGCATAGCTCAATTGGCATAATGTTCATACTATCAATCTCATGGTTTGAGGTTCAATTCCCTCACTCCACACAAGTCATATTTGTTGAACTTGATTTTATAATcctattttagtttttcttaaatcaatataggttcatgaagaaattattGGAGGAGATAACTACATTATAACTATTTGTTTCAcacaatttgatatttaaaataggaaccgaaaaatatttaaaatacacATGTGATTGTTCTAAAGAAAATGTAGACTTTAAATAATCTTATATCCggtagctatcagtgataatcaTATTGTAACAATCTCATTAAATAATTTTCCATGTCGATCAACTTAGACTATTTTTTATGGGACAACATTTCCCTTATTCCCTACAATTGCTACTAAAATTTAAACTTATCTCTTCCttttaaacttcttttcatTTCTCTCCTTCCCATGGCTTTGTAGACCTTTTTGGATATCATTTGTtattatactttaaaatttgatgaatttcagttcatatactttcaaataTCTAGTTTTGTgtgtattaattttaaatttagtctccattgttaatttattattgattttttcataaacttttttttatgtatttattgcatattcatataaaatattttcttgcataaaaaagagtttgtattatttaaccaatttcgataaaaaaaaaataatttcaaagacacatttaagatttattaaaagtatataactaaaattaaaaattttaaagtacatgaatcaaaatagtattttagtAGATTTTTTTCTCCAATGGTCGGTagatcatttttttcatttttcttttttttttttttttttttttttttttttaaggaaaccTTTGGACTTCATATTAGTTTTACATTTGCTTCTAAACTTTTGAATCCTTTTTCCTTatggttttatttatttcagTTCGGTGGTATTGTttacttcttta contains:
- the LOC120091588 gene encoding 22.7 kDa class IV heat shock protein-like, which produces MSNPIPLLLCLLTAAFTAVREAESFVPYTGAPWGTVVPSDDPFRILEQMTLTIPRGMETVALAQVDWKETSFEHKILIDIPGMKKEDVKVEVEENRVLRISGERRAAAAVEEGERWHRAERVNGKFWRQFRMPGNANLDGIKANLEDGVLKIRVPKLVEEKRRQPKIISVLGERPSDGETDLKVSKDEM